From Pseudodesulfovibrio nedwellii:
GTCGTGTAGTACGGCCACAATGGTCCGGTTTCCTTCGGATGCCAGCCGTTTGAGTTCGGTCATGGTGGTCAGTGCGTGACGAATATCCATGGATGAAGTTGGTTCGTCAAGGAGCAGAGCCGGTGTGTTTTGTGCCAGTCCTCGTGCCACGACAGTACGTTGCTTTTCTCCACCGGACAAGTCGGCCATATATCGATTTTTCAAGTCGCCGAGGTCCATGGATTTCAGCGAGCTTTCGACGATAGAGAGGTCGTTTTTTGATGGACGGGCGAACCGTTGGATATGTGGATGACGCCCCATGAGCACGGTCTCGAAAGCCGTGAATGGAAAATTGAAGTCGAGTTCCTGAGGGACCAGAGCGCACTGCTGAGCAAGTGTCTTTGGGGTGATGGATGTCACCGGAGTTGTGTTGAGTTCAACGGTTCCGTTTGTTGGAGAGCTATGTCCGGCCAACAGGTCAAGCAAGGTGGATTTACCACTGCCGTTGGGGCCGACAATGCCGTATAAGTGGCCTGGCTCAAAGGCAAGGTTGATGTCGCGCAGCACCGGGGTGTCGGTGTAAGCGAAGGAAACAGTATTGAGTGTGAAGGTGGCGGTGTGCATGGGTTACCCCCGGCGCCTTTTGGAGCGGGTGAATATCCAACAAAAGATCGGGCCACCGATGAGCGCGGTGAGAACGCCAATGGGAACTTCATGGGGCAAACCTGTGCGGGTCAGGGTGTCGGCTGCGAGTAATAGTATAGCTCCGTTCAAGCCTGAGGCTGGAAGAAGCCAGCGGTTGTCCGGCCCGATAATCATGCGCATGAGATGAGGAATAATTAATCCCACGAAGCCGATAACCCCGGAGACGGAAACGCAGACCGCGCTGATCAGGGATGCCGTGACCAAAAGTATGAGACGAACTTTGCCCGTATCCACGCCCAGACTTTTGGCAGAGCGAGACCCCAGACTCATGATGTTGAGGTCTCGGGCGAAAAATAGGCAGACCGCAAAGCCGAATATACCGGTTCCGGCGGTCAGGATGACGTCAGTCCAGGTGCGGGCTACGAAGCTGCCCATAAGCCAGAACACGATCACTGATACTTTTTCGTCGGCCAGATATTTGATGCAGCTCAGTCCGGCGGACAGAATGGCGGAAACAATGACGCCTGCCAGGATCAAGTTAGTGGGCGACAATTCTCCGTCGCGTCCTGACATGGCGATGACCGCGAAAAGCGTGGTCGTTGCTCCGGCAAAAGCCATGAGCAACAGTGTTGCCTGCCCGAAGAATGACAGGCCAAGCAAAAGGCTCAAGGCCGCTCCGAATGCTGCGCCGGAAGAGACGCCCAGCGTGAAAGGATCGGCCAGTGGGTTGAGGAGTAACCCTTGAAACACTGTGCCGGCCACTGCAAGGCCAAAGCCCACAGCTGTGGCAGTGAGAATACGGGGAAGACGTACTTCGAAAATAACGCTTGTTTTGAGCGGGTCTATGGAGTCCGTCGCCCCTCGCAGAGCATCCGTCAGCGCTGTCATGACTTCACCCGGTGAGACCGGAATGAAGCCAAGACCGGTAGCAACGATCACCAACGCGGCCAGTGAGACTGCGAGCAGAGTGAGGGTTGCCCCTTTGCTGATGGATATACGAGAAGCGACGGTCATTATATCTTTTTAGGGAAGCATGTGCGTTTGAGCCATGGCGTCTTTCAAGTGGCGTACGTAAATGTCAGCCCATGTGTCGACAGAACCGAGACCGCTCAGGTCGATGGTTACGTCAAAACCCGCCTTGGTCAGCATGACTTTCCATGCATCGTCTTCGTCACCGGCCATATCGTTGGAAGCGTGGTCGCCTGCAACGATCATGAAGGGCTTGAGCAGGATTTTCTTTGACCCTGAAGCTTTGAGGTTTACCAGCATGTCATCGAAAGCAGGATAGCCTTCAACGCAGGCCACAAAGATTGGGTGACCGTATGTTTTCTGCATTTCACTTTGGAACTGGGCGTAAATGCCGGTGGAGAAAAAATCGTTGCCGTGTCCCATGTAGACAAGAGCAGCATTCATTTTTTTGGCGGCATCGACGTCAGCTTTGAGAGCTTTGGTGGCATCGGCGATGTCGTCAGTGTACGGATACACATCTCCGGGCATGCCCAGAGCCGGACGGCCAAGGCGCAAGCTTTTGAAGGGAACGGATTTGGCCTTGAGGGCGCGAATGGAGCGCAAGCCGATCATCGTTTGGGTCAAGTCGGAGAATTCTTCACCGGCAAAAACATGAAGGGACTGCACCGCAATAGCCTTGTAGCCTTCGTCCTGAAGGTCGGCGATGGTTGCCAAAGGACCTTTGACGCTGAGGATGTCAGCAGGCACACCGGCATTTTTTTTCTGCCATGCCGTGTCGTTTTGGCGTTCATGCCAAATGTCACGGATGATGCTTGAGGTGAAAGCGAGTTTGACCGGAGTATCGGGGTAGGCCTTTTCAACTTTGTTGCGAATGTTCAGGATGGATTTGAGTGCTTCGGGATACGATGTTCCGAATGCGGCCAGGACGATAGCGTCTTTGACCGGGCCTTTTTCATGATGTCCGGCCTGCGCCGGGGCCACCATGAGGACCGTGAGAAGACAGGAGAAAAGTACGACATTGAGTCTGTGGATAGACATGACAACTCCAAGAGAGGCTGATTGGGGGAAATGAGAAAACCCTTCCTCGACGATTTTCGAGGAAGGGAAACCGTTTTATCCCTTCGTACCTGTAGTGGTAAGCCCTCGTACCACCGAGGCAAAACCTATGGCTTTCTAGGCAGGTCTTCCGGCTGGCCCCTTCTACTTTCGCCTTCCCAAGGAGAGTCCTCAGTGGCATGAATGAAAGCAGTCTGGCGGGGCGTCACGGCGGCGGGTCCGCTCCCGATTTACACGGGATTCCCTATGAAGTCCTTTCGGACACCTAGAAGGGGTCTACTATGCTTGTAGAGCTGATCGTGTCAAGCTGGCTGTAGCTCCCTGTTCCATACGTTCTTGAAAATGCTGGATCATTTTTTCAGTGTCGATAACCAATGCGTCGGACTCACCCATCATGCCGTAACCGAGGATAGGGATATGGAAGATTTCTTCCACCGGGACTGTGAAGCCCGTGATGACTACTTGCTGTTGTTTGAGCACTTCATCGACCAAAACGGCTGCTTTGTAATCACCTACGCGGACGACAATGGCCTGAGCCATTTCTATATTGTTTTGTTCTGGAATCAGGTCCAGAAGGTCTGCCAGTCTAAGTAGTGAATGAACTTCTCCACGGACGTCCACGGTTTCACGTCCATCGGGCAGCGCGACCACGTCGTTGAGGCGTGGCATGTAAATCTCCATCACATCCCTGCTGGGAACGATAAAGGTATCTCCACCAACTTTGCAGACCAGGGCTTCGACGATGCCTTCGTTGGCTGAGCGATCGAGAGGGATTTCAATGGTAAAGGCTGCCCCTTTGCCCAGTGTACTTTCGATTTCAACATCGCCGTCCAGTGTTACTTTGATGGCGTTGACCACCGCGTCCATCCCGACACC
This genomic window contains:
- a CDS encoding FecCD family ABC transporter permease, translating into MTVASRISISKGATLTLLAVSLAALVIVATGLGFIPVSPGEVMTALTDALRGATDSIDPLKTSVIFEVRLPRILTATAVGFGLAVAGTVFQGLLLNPLADPFTLGVSSGAAFGAALSLLLGLSFFGQATLLLMAFAGATTTLFAVIAMSGRDGELSPTNLILAGVIVSAILSAGLSCIKYLADEKVSVIVFWLMGSFVARTWTDVILTAGTGIFGFAVCLFFARDLNIMSLGSRSAKSLGVDTGKVRLILLVTASLISAVCVSVSGVIGFVGLIIPHLMRMIIGPDNRWLLPASGLNGAILLLAADTLTRTGLPHEVPIGVLTALIGGPIFCWIFTRSKRRRG
- a CDS encoding sirohydrochlorin cobaltochelatase, producing the protein MSIHRLNVVLFSCLLTVLMVAPAQAGHHEKGPVKDAIVLAAFGTSYPEALKSILNIRNKVEKAYPDTPVKLAFTSSIIRDIWHERQNDTAWQKKNAGVPADILSVKGPLATIADLQDEGYKAIAVQSLHVFAGEEFSDLTQTMIGLRSIRALKAKSVPFKSLRLGRPALGMPGDVYPYTDDIADATKALKADVDAAKKMNAALVYMGHGNDFFSTGIYAQFQSEMQKTYGHPIFVACVEGYPAFDDMLVNLKASGSKKILLKPFMIVAGDHASNDMAGDEDDAWKVMLTKAGFDVTIDLSGLGSVDTWADIYVRHLKDAMAQTHMLP
- a CDS encoding ABC transporter ATP-binding protein, coding for MHTATFTLNTVSFAYTDTPVLRDINLAFEPGHLYGIVGPNGSGKSTLLDLLAGHSSPTNGTVELNTTPVTSITPKTLAQQCALVPQELDFNFPFTAFETVLMGRHPHIQRFARPSKNDLSIVESSLKSMDLGDLKNRYMADLSGGEKQRTVVARGLAQNTPALLLDEPTSSMDIRHALTTMTELKRLASEGNRTIVAVLHDLNLAAAFCDTLVILNKGRVHAHGSVETTLTPETINAVFRIQAHVLNTDKGLHISYALKELS